The genomic interval TCTATACGGTTAAAACGGTGACGGGTTTTGCCATCATTGACGCGTGGCTGTCCGATTCGGTATGGCGTCATGAGATGATCGTCAGCGCCGTGCGCCATATGGTATTGCCGGTGCTGACGCTGGCGGTTGCGCCAACAACCGAAGTGATCCGCCTGATGCGCCTGAGCACCATTGAGGTGTTTGACCAGAACTATGTCAAAGCCGCCGCCACGCGCGGGTTGTCTCGCCTGACCATACTGCGCCGCAACGTCCTGCACAACGCGCTGCCGCCGGTTATTCCGCGTCTGGGATTACAGTTTTCCACCATGCTGACGCTGGCCATGATCACCGAGATGGTCTTTAGCTGGCCTGGCCTGGGGCGATGGATGATTAACGCCATCCGCCAGCAGGACTACGCCGCTATTTCTGCTGGTGTGATGGTGATTGGTTCGCTGGTGATTATTGTTAACGTGTTGTCCGATATTCTGGGTGCCATGGCCAACCCATTGAAGCATAAGGAATGGTATGCCTTACGATAGCGTATACAGTGAAAAGCGCACGCCCGGCGTGCTGCGTACCGTGTGGCGTAAATTCTATGGTGACACCACGGCAATGATCGGCCTTTACGGCTGCGCCGGGCTGTTATTGCTGTGCGTCTTTGGCTCGTGGTTTGCGCCGTATGGCATTGATCAGCAGTTCCTTGGCTATCAGCTGCTGCCACCTTCCTGGTCCCGCTACGGCGAAGTCTCTTTCTTCCTGGGAACGGACGACCTCGGACGTGACGTGTTGAGCCGCCTGCTGAGCGGTGCAGCCCCGACGGTCGGCGGCGCATTTGTGGTGACGCTCGCGGCAACGATCTGTGGGCTGGCGCTCGGTATTTTTGCGGGTTCTACGCATGGCCTGCGTTCGGCGGTCCTTAACCACATTCTGGATACGCTGCTGTCGATTCCGTCCCTGCTGCTGGCAATCATTGTTGTTGCCTTTGCCGGTCCGCATTTGTCGCATGCCATGTTCGCCGTCTGGCTGGCTATTCTGCCCCGCATCGTGCGCTCGGTTTACAGCATGGTGCATGATGAGCTGGAAAAAGAGTATGTCGTCGCCGCGCGTCTGGACGGCGCGACGACATTCAACATTCTGTGGTTTGCCGTGCTACCTAACATCGCCTCCGGGCTGGTCACTGAGATCACCCGCGCGCTGTCTATGGCGATCCTGGACATCGCGGCGCTCGGCTTTCTCGATCTCGGTGCGCAGCTGCCGTCGCCCGAATGGGGGGCGATGCTCGGCGACGCGCTGGAGTTAATCTACGTGGCACCGTGGACGGTCATGCTGCCGGGTGCGGCTATTATGGTGAGCGTGCTGCTCATCAACCTGCTGGGCGACGGTATTCGCCGTGCAATTAATGCGGGGGTGCAATAATGCCGCTTCTTGATATTCGCAACCTCACCATCGAATTCAAAACCGGTGAAGGCTGGGTTAAAGCCGTCGATCGCATCAGCATCACCCTCGCGGAGGGTGAAATTCGCGGGCTGGTGGGGGAATCCGGCTCAGGAAAAAGTCTGATTGCCAAAGCTATTTGCGGCGTGGCGAAGGACAACTGGCGCGTGACCGCAGACCGTATGCGTTTTGATGATATCGACCTGCTGCGCCTCTCCCCCCGCGAGCGGCGTAAGCTGGTCGGGCATAACGTCTCGATGATTTTCCAGGAGCCGCAGTCCTGTCTCGACCCGTCCGAACGCGTGGGCAAACAGCTGATGCAGAACATTCCCGGCTGGACCTATAAAGGCCGCTGGTGGCAACGCGTTGGCTGGCGCAAGCGTCGCGCCATTGAGCTTCTGCACCGCGTCGGCATCAAAGATCACAAAGACGCAATGCGCAGCTTCCCGTATGAGCTTACCGACGGCGAATGTCAGAAAGTGATGATTGCCATCGCGCTGGCCAATCAGCCGCGTTTGCTGATTGCGGATGAGCCCACCAACGCGATGGAACCCACCACGCAGGCGCAAATTTTCCGCCTGCTGTCGCGCCTCAATCAGAATAACAACACCACCATTTTGCTGATCAGCCATGACCTGCAAATGCTCAGCAAATGGGCGGATAAGATTGACGTGATGTACTGCGGGCAAACGGTCGAAACCGCGCCGAGTGAAGATCTGATCGGCGCCCCGCATCATCCGTATACGCAGGCGCTTATCCGCGCCATTCCGGATTTTGGCAGCGCCATGCCGCATAAAAGCCGCCTGAATACCCTGCCGGGGGCGATTCCGCTGCTGGAATCCTTGCCGATAGGCTGTCGTCTGGGGCCGCGGTGCCCCTATGCTCAGCGTAAATGTATCGAGACGCCACGCCTGACCGGGGCCAAAAATCATCTTTACGCCTGTCATTTCCCGCTGAACATGGAGAGAGAGTGAAATGGTCGAAACCTTACTTGAAGTCCGCAACCTGAGTAAGACCTTTCGCTACCGCACGGGGCTGTTTCATCGTCAAACCGTCGACGCGGTAAAACCGCTGAGCTTTACGCTGCGTGAAAAACAGACTCTGGCGATCATCGGCGAGAACGGTTCCGGGAAATCCACCCTGGCGAAAATGCTCGCCGGCATGGTTGAACCGACGGCAGGCGAAGTGTTGATTGACGATCATCCTCTGACGTTCGGCGATTACTCTTTCCGCAGCCAGCGCATCCGCATGATCTTCCAGGATCCGTCTACCTCGCTTAACCCGCGCCAGCGCATTTCGCAGATCCTCGATTTTCCGCTGCGTCTGAACACTGACCTGGAGCCGGAGGCGCGCCGTAAGCGCGTCTTTGAAACCCTGCGTATGGTTGGGCTGTTACCGGATCACGAAAGCTACTACCCGCATATGCTGGCCCCCGGCCAGAAACAGCGTCTGGGTCTGGCGCGTGCGTTGATTTTACGGCCTAAAGTGATCATTGCTGATGAAGCGCTTGCCTCGCTGGATATGTCGATGCGCTCGCAGCTGATTAACCTGATGCTGGAATTGCAGGAAAAACAGGGGATTTCGTATATCTACGTCACCCAGCATCTGGGAATGATGAAGCACATCAGCGATCAGGTGATGGTCATGCACCAGGGCGAAGTAGTCGAGCGCGGCAGCACGGCGGATGTGATGGCCTCCCCGCTTCATGAGCTGACAAAACGACTGATAGCCGGTCATTTCGGTGAAGCATTGACCGCCGATGCGTGGAGAAAGGATCGCTAAGCGCGACGCTCAACACAAATTGCCCCACTACATTAAGGATTAAATAGCCCGCACACGCTATTTAATCCTTTAATTTTTCATCTCCATCCCTGCTCCATATTTTAATCAATATCAATCAACAGTTCTTCTCCAGAATACCAGGACATTACGGAGGAGAAGAAATGAACACCGCCACTTACGTTCTAAAATATACCGAGTACCTCATCAGAAAATGCCGTTCATTTTTAATGACGGATCTGCACTTTCATACTGTGAGGCTTAAGAAAACAACCGGGAAAACCCCTGACATTCAGTCACCCACGACGTTGAGTGAAAAAATATGCCATCGTCTTGTTTATGACCATAATAACCTCTACACGATGCTTGCCGATAAACTCGCCGTTCGGGCATACGTTTATTCCAGAACAACGCGCGTGAAAACGGTGCCATTAATTGGTGTTTATACCAGACCATCGCAAATTGATTTTTCTGTACTCCCTGACAAATTCGTCCTTAAGTGCAATCATGACAGTGGCAGTACAATAATATGTACAAACAAAGCGCAATTTAATGTCAGGGAAGCATGTAAAAAGCTGAGCCTCTCGTTAAAGAAAAATCTTTACTACACCACGCGTGAATGGCAGTACAAAAACATTACGCCGAGTATACTTTGCGAGCCGTTTGTCGATCTCTTCGACGATGCTGACAGAAACATAACGCCCGAAATGCTGAGGATCCATTGCTTTCACGGCGTTGCCCACTATGTAGAAGCGGATTTTACGGATGATAACGGCAAAGGGTTTATCAACGTTTATGACAGGCACTGGAACTTACAACCCTTCCAGATGGAATATCCAAATACATCAGTAGAACCAGGCGAACCGCTCTTGTTCCGTCAGGCACTGTTAGCCTCCCAGGAGCTGGCGCATGGAATTGACTACTGCCGCGTTGACCTGATGCTAAAAAAAGATGAAATCTTTTTCAGTGAAATAACCTTAAGCCCCAGACGCGGTAAACTGACGATTACCCCGCAGGAATGGGATGCTAGGTTAGGGAAAATATGGCATTTATCGCCGGCAGGCGCTTTTGACCTGCCGCTGAAACTCACGAGTCGGGCCAGGTGAGTTTAAATATCGAGTGATTTTGCGTCGATAAGGTATAGGTAACATCGCCACCATGAGCCAGCATGATGGCTTTTACCACCGACAAGCCTAAACCACAGCCTTCCGGATTCACATGTCTGGCGCCATTATCGCGCTGAAAGGGCTGAAACAGGAAATCATGAAACTCTCTGGGGATGCCCGGTCCCCCGTCCTGAATAAGGATATAATTGCCTTTATCAGAAACGCCATTTTTCACGATGAGCGTGCGCGAGGTTGAATAGTGTAAGGCATTATCAAATAAAACGGTCAGACACTGATTGATGCGTAAGGGATCGAATACGCATTGCTGCTCCCTCAGTTCTGTATTGACGGTAAATGCCTTACGGCTGAACTCGGGCATGAACGTATCAAGTGCATTCTGTATTGTCCCTTTTAGATCGGTTCTGAACTGGCATAATGTGTATCCTGCCCCGCCATCCGAACTGATAACACGGAGATCTTCAATCAGGCGGGTTAAACCTTCCGTCTGTTTGAGAAGATTATTAAACAGAACCGTGTCCGGGGTAAAAACACCGTCAACCAACCCCTGAAGCCGTCCGCGTAAGATCGTGACCGGGGTTCTCAGCTCATGCGCAATAGCGGCATTCCAGGATTTTCTCTGAATATCCAGCGTCTGTAATTTTTCCGCCATTTCATTGAAATCCGTCACGAGGTGATTAATCTCGCCCAGCCGCGAACTGGCGCAGAATGCCCGGGCGTCCAGATCGCCCTGGGAAATCTTTTTCAGGCTGGACGCTACCGCGTTTAGCGGGGTGAGTATTCGCGATGAAAGTTTGACCGTGAAAAAGAGTGCAATAATCAGACTGATGGTTGTCGCGGTACTAATCCATACCCAGTCCCACATCGTCATCTGCTCGTCATCGCCCGCAGCAGCGCCGCCCGGGAGGTGATCCAGAATAAAGGAGTAAAAAAACCAGGAGCCCAGTATGGCGATGGCAATTATCGTAAACGTCAGCAACAGCATATACGTTAAGATCTGACGACTCAGGACAGACTCTTTATTCATTTCTTTTCCCCAAGCCGGTAACCCATGCCCCTGATGCTCTCGGGAACGCCATAAAGACCGGCCAGCTCCAGTTTTTTTCGCAGCTTGCTCATATGGCTGTCGACGGTTCTGTCGAGCGTATCGCCTTCCGGCAGACACGCGTTGAGTAACTCTTCGCGGGAACAGACCTTGCGCGGATATCTCGCCAGCCAGGTGAGTAATTTAAATTCGGTCGTCGTTAATACCGGGGAGACAACCTCTGCGCCCACGGTGACCTCCACGTAGAAGTCATCCGGATAGATCGTAATAAAGGGCGTTCTGAGCGGCAGGGAACCCGCCTGCTGAAGCGCGGGTTTTGTCCTGCGCAGCACCGCCTCAACTCGCGCGACAACTTCAGCAGGGTTAAAGGGTTTGATTACGTAATCATCCGCGCCGAGCCTCAGCCCCATAAGCTTATCGACGTCCTGATCGAGAGCGGAAACCATAATGACGGGGACAGCACTTTCCTGACGAAGCGTGGTAAGCACGCTCCAGCCGTCACACACGGGCAGGTGAATGTCCAGCAAGATGAGATCCGGTTTATGCAGGCGATTGAGCGCTATAGCCTGCTCGCCCTGCATGGCTCTGAGCGTTTTCATTCCCGAACGCTCTAAGTAGCTCATCAGTATATCGGCGATTTCGTCTTCATCTTCAACAACAAGGATCAGCGTATTTTTGTTCATATTATCTCCGCGGGTGAAATCCCTTTAAGCACGCTATCAGATATCTTTAGCACAATAAGACACAGCCTCCGGGAAAAAGTGCCGCAGTCACGAAAATTTCCCGTTTGATTTACCTGCCCGGTTATTTCTCCATACAGCCTACACATTCCGTCAATAAAGACTCGACAATGTCAGTTCAAAATCGCTATTGAGGTATACCCCTTTTTGCATTACGCGTTGCAAATTACCACTGTTTCTTAAAGACTTTATGAAGCTGGCTGAAATAATGAACATGGAACTTTCTAAATATTTTTCCCCTAAAAAACTGGGCATATATTCCCTGTTTCTGCTGCTGACATGGGGATTACTTTATATATGGCTGGTGTTGGTACACAGAATGGATGAGAAAGTCGCCTCGACGCTGCTCTCTTCACCCATCATCTATGGCTGTATCGCATTGTCGGTTGTCTCTCTGATAATCCAGAATAAAGCTGGCGCACTAACTGAGCTACTCGTCGTCACCTTCTGGCTGATGGTGATTTTTGTTTATCTTATTATTACGTTCACCGTGCTGTTAAACGCGATGCCCGATATCGAGGATCTGATCTTTTACTACGAGTGTTATTTGATCATTTTTTTTGGCGGAGCCCCGCTGTATCTTATTATGAGAATGATTTGACTCGTTGCTCCACACAGCCTCCACAAACCGCCCATTTCCGCTAAACAGGCGCGCGGTAGACTCTCCCTCACACTATTTTGCACAAAAATAACTCACTAAAAAAGTCTGACAAAACTTATCCATGATGATGAACCGTAATAATCTTCGTTCTTCTGAACCTGCTGGAGTAATGCACTCGCTAAAAAAACTCGCGATACGGCACCGGAAAAAACTGGCCGTCACTTTTTTCCTGGTGGTCGCTGAAAACGTGACGTTTTTACTTTATCCCGTTCTGGCTGGCATCGCGATAAATGCCATCCTCGCCGGTGAAACGCTAAACGCCGCGCTGTATGGCCTGATGGTACTTTGTATGTGGTTCATCGGTGCGGCCAGACGGAGCGTAGACACCCGCACGTTTGCACGCATTTATGCCGGACTCGCTGTTTCCGTCGTTCTGGCACAGCGCAAATATCAGCTTAACCATTCGGCAATCGCCGCCAGGGTAACGCTCTCGCGCGAATATGTGGATTTCTTTGAAATGCACCTTCCCCTGCTTATTACATCGCTGAGTTCACTTTTTGGTGCCGCAATCATGTTGCTGTTTATTGAATTTTGGGCCGGCGTCATGTGCTTTGCGATTGTATTTATCCTGCTCGGATTTGTCTCAGGATATGCCCGTAAAAATGAATGGCTGTTCATGCGTCTGAATAATCGTCTGGAAAAAGAAGTGGATTATGTTCATAAGGCGGGAACGGCCACGCTTCACCGACATTACTCCACGCTTGCGCGTTTACGTATCGCATTATCTGACCGCGAGGCATGGGGCTATTTGTGGGTCGGCGTGCTTGTTGCCGCGCTTTTTACGCTGACCATCGTCTGGATGACACGCTCAACCGGCATCACCGCCGGACATATTTACTCCGTGATGACCTACATGTGGATGTTCGCGACGAGCCTCGATGACGCGCCGCAGCTTCTTGAGAAATTTTCGCAGCTCAGGGATATCGGCAAGCGCGTATCCACAGATGATGAAATTCACGTAACTGGACGTTAATTTAATGCCGCATTTTTTTATTGAACGCCCCGTTTTCGCCTGGGTAGTGGCGCTTTTTATCGTTCTGGCAGGGCTCCTGTCTATTCCTCGTTTGCCGGTTGCGCAGTATCCAGCGGTAGCACCGCCGGGAATCATTATTTCCGTCAGTTACCCGGGTGCCAGCCCCGATATCATGAATACGTCGGTGGTATCGTTAATCGAGCGCGAAATCTCTGGAGTCGATAATTTGCTCTATTTCGAATCCTCCAGTGACACAACCGGTTCGGCATCGATTACCGTCACGTTTAAACCGGGCACGGACATCAAGCTGGCGCAGATGGATCTGCAGAATCAGATTAAGATCGTCGAGCCTCGTCTGCCTCAGGCGGTAAGGCAAAACGGCATTAACGTCGAGGCCGCTAATTCTGGTTTTTTAATGATGGTGGGGCTGAAGTCCACGAAGGGTGAATTTGAGGAAGCAGATTTAAGCGACTATTTTGCCCGAAACGTCAGTGACGAGCTTCGTCGCGTGCCCGGCGTGGGGAAAGTTCAGCTGTTCGGTGGCGAAAAAGCGCTGCGCATCTGGTTAGATCCGATGAAGCTCCACGGCTACGGGCTTTCGGTGAGCGATGTTCTTACCGCTGTTGGCCAGCAAAATGCCCTTGTTTCGCCCGGTAAAACGGGAGATGAGCCAGCATCTGCAGGACAAGGGGTGACCTATCCCATCACCGTGAAGGGACAGCTCTCCTCGGTAGAGGCGTTCAGGAATATCATCCTGAAATCTGACGCATCCGGTGCCCGCCTGAAATTGTCCGACATTGCGCGGATTGAATCTGGCCTGCAAAGCTACGCCTTTGGTATTCGCGAGAATGGGGTTCCTGCGACGGCGGCGGCAATCCAGCTCTCTCCGGGCGCGAATGCAATGAGTACGGCTTCAGGCGTGCGTGCGCGCATCGACGAGCTTTCCCGGGTGTTACCCGACGGAATGACGTTTACGGTTCCCTTCGATACCGCGCCGTTTGTGAAACTTTCTATCGTGAAGGTTGTTCAGACATTTGTTGAGGCGATGGTCCTGGTCTTCCTGGTGATGCTGCTGTTTCTGCACAAGATACGCTGTACGCTTATCCCGGCGATAGTTGCTCCCGTCGCACTTCTTGGCACCTTCACGGTGATGTTACTGAGCGGCTACTCCATCAATATTCTGACGATGTTCGGTATGGTGCTGGCGATAGGGATTATCGTTGATGATGCCATCGTGGTCGTAGAAAACGTTGAACGACTGATGGAGGAAAAAAGCCTGTCCCCGCGTGACGCCACGCGGCAAGCCATGCAGGAAATCACCCCGGCGATTATAGGCATCACGCTGGTGCTAACCGCCGTCTTTATCCCCATGGGGTTTGCTGAAGGCTCCGTCGGGATTATCTACCGACAATTTTGTATTTCCATGGCGGTCTCCATACTGCTGTCCGCGTTTCTTGCCCTGACGCTGACGCCTGCCCTGTGCGCAACGCTACTCAAGCCGCATAAGGCAGGAAAGAGCGGAGGCGGAAGGTTCGCGGCCAGGTTTAACGCGCGCTTTCGTTCGCTCACCGCCTGTTACGAAGCCGGGCTGGGTGCCGTTCTGAAGCGAACCGGGCGTATGCTGCTCCTGTACGCTGCGCTTTGTGCTGCGCTGTTTCTGGGATTGTCTTCGTTACCGTCGTCCTTTCTGCCGGACGAAGATCAGGGCTATTTTATGTCCTCAATCCAGCTCCCTTCTGATGCCACGATGCAGCGTACCCTCAACGTGGTTAAAAAATTTGAAGAGGAAATTGCGACCCGACCGGATATTGAAAGCAACCTTATGATCCTGGGGTTTGGATTTTCAGGTTCAGGACCAAATTCGGCTATGGCCTTCACCACGCTGAAGGACTGGAAAAATCGGCAGGGCTCGACGGCCCAGAATGAAGCCGACCAGATACAGGCCAGCATGGCGAACGTCTCTGATGCCGTCACGATGAGCCTGCTCCCGCCAGCCATTTCGGATATGGGCACCTCCTCAGGCTTCACCTGGTACGTGCAGGACAGAGCGGGATTGGGCTACGAGGCGTTAAAACGCGCTGCCGACGCGCTGGTCCTGCAGGCCAACCAGCGCCCTGAACTGAGTGACGTATATATAGACGGGCTTCCGGAAGGGACAAGCCTTGCGCTCCAGGTTGACAGAGAAAAGGCGGAAGCGATGGGCGTCTCATTTGATGAAATCAACCAAACGCTCTCCGTCACCCTGGGCTCAAATTACGTCAATGACTATACGAACAACGGCCGCGTTCAGCAGGTGATAGTGCAGGCCGATGCGCCCTACCGAATGCAGCCTGAGCAGATACTGAAATTATCGGTGAAAAACCGGATGGGACAGATGGTGCCGGTATCGACGTTTGCCACGCTTTCCTGGAACGTTGCGCCGCAGCAGTTGACGCGTTATCAGGGATATTCGGCTATTCGCATTACCGGAAATGCGGCGTCGGGAGAATCCAGCGGTACCGCAATGAAGGTTATGGAGAGTTTGTCCAGAGATTTACCTCAGGGCATCGCGGGCGAGTGGGCAGGGAGTTCATTGCAGGAGAGAAAATCGGAATCTCAGCTTCCGGGCCTTATCGTCCTGTCGATACTGGTCGTGTTTATGGTACTCGCCGCGCTGTATGAGAGCTGGTCTATTCCTTTTGCGGTCATGCTGGTCGTTCCGCTGGGTCTTATCGGCGCGGTGATCGCGGTGTCCGTTGCCGGCATGACGAATGACGTTTTCTTCAAGGTCGGCCTGATTACGCTTATCGGCCTTTCGGCCAAGAACGCCATTCTGATTGTTGAATTTGCCAGGCAGCTCCATCGTGAAGGGCAACCCCTGCTGGCGGCAACCGTTCATGCCGCCAGCCAGCGCCTGCGCCCCATTCTGATGACGTCGTTAGCCTTCACCTTAGGGGTTGTTCCCTTGATGCTGGCCCGTGGGGCGAGCGACAGTACTCAGCATGCCATCGGTACCGGCGTATTTGGCGGCATGATTAGCGGTACGCTTCTCGCGATCTTCTTCGTACCGGTTTTCTTTATCGTCATTGCGCGTTTTGTCGACAACATCAGGAAAGCGTGAATACCCTGGCGGAATCGCGCACCCTCTCTGGTTGGATGAGGCGAAGCTGTTGCCGGGTGATATACTGGACGAATGCTGAAATTTTGAGCCCCCGCGAGTCCGCGGTGCATTCTTCGGGGCAGGCGTCTTCGGAGAAGTGCGAGAAATATCGTGACACAAGGGGCTGTGAGTGGGCTATAATTTCGAGCTAATTTCGAATGATTTTGAAATACTGCCTGTAACACTATGAATTACAAGGCAAAATTAGCAATGAATATAAGGATTAAAGCTATGGGTTTTCTTTCCGGTAAGCGCATTCTGGTGACTGGCGTTGCCAGCAAACTGTCCATCGCATACGGCATCGCACAGGCAATGCATCGCGAAGGCGCTGAGCTGGCGTTCACCTACCAGAACGACAAGCTGAAAGGCCGTGTTGAAGAGTTTGCCGCGCAGCTGGGTTCCAGCATTGTTCTGGAATGTGACGTTGCACAAGACGAAAGCATCGACGGCATGTTTGCTGAACTGGCAAAAGCATGGCCGAAATTCGACGGTTTCGTTCACTCCATTGGCTTCGCTCCTGGCGACCAGCTGGACGGTGACTACGTGAACGCGGTTACCCGTGATGGCTTCAAAATCGCTCACGACATCAGCTCCTACAGCTTCGTTGCGATGGCGAAATCCTGCCGCGCGATGCTGAACCCGGGCGCAGCCCTGCTGACCCTCTCCTACCTGGGCGCTGAGCGCGCTATCCCTAACTACAACGTTATGGGTCTGGCTAAAGCGTCTCTGGAAGCGAACGTACGCTACATGGCGAACGCAATGGGTCCTGAAGGCGTGCGCGTTAACGCCATCTCTGCAGGTCCTATCCGCACCCTGGCAGCTTCCGGTATTAAAGATTTCCGTAAAATGCTGGCACACTGCGAAGCGGTTACCCCGATTCGTCGTACCGTTACCATTGAAGATGTGGGTAACTCTGCAGCATTCCTGTGCTCTGACCTTTCTGCTGGTATCTCCGGCGAAGTGGTTCACGTTGACGGCGGCTTCAACATTGCTGCAATGAACGAGCTGGAAATTAAATAAGCTGTAACTCTCTTCCCGCACGGGAAGAGAGTTTTCTCCCCGCCCCATCCCTTCGTTATTCCGTTCTGCTATTTGTTATCACCTAACAATATTTTTCCCTTTATCTGCCTTACGCCAGGATATTGATCGCCATTTTGAGATCAAGGAACGCACATGGAACAACGCCGTTTTTCCGGCAAAGGCCACTGGTATCACGAAACCCAGTCAAACCACGCGCAGACAGATGTTCTGCCTCTGGTGCCCGAAGCCGCTAACGTCGACGATCGTTTTTTGCTCGATTTAGCCCTGCCTGATGAGATTGTCGCCGCCTGTTCTGGCTGGCT from Enterobacter sp. JBIWA008 carries:
- the sapB gene encoding putrescine export ABC transporter permease SapB is translated as MIIFTLRRLLLLLVTLFFLNFVGFSLSYFTPHAPLQGSSLWDAWLFWFNGLLHWDFGVSSINGQLISEQLKEVFPATMELCILAFGFALMVGIPVGMLAGIYRNKWQDKFISALALFGFSIPVFWLALLLTLFFSLTMGWLPVSGRFDLLYTVKTVTGFAIIDAWLSDSVWRHEMIVSAVRHMVLPVLTLAVAPTTEVIRLMRLSTIEVFDQNYVKAAATRGLSRLTILRRNVLHNALPPVIPRLGLQFSTMLTLAMITEMVFSWPGLGRWMINAIRQQDYAAISAGVMVIGSLVIIVNVLSDILGAMANPLKHKEWYALR
- a CDS encoding ATP-binding protein, yielding MNKESVLSRQILTYMLLLTFTIIAIAILGSWFFYSFILDHLPGGAAAGDDEQMTMWDWVWISTATTISLIIALFFTVKLSSRILTPLNAVASSLKKISQGDLDARAFCASSRLGEINHLVTDFNEMAEKLQTLDIQRKSWNAAIAHELRTPVTILRGRLQGLVDGVFTPDTVLFNNLLKQTEGLTRLIEDLRVISSDGGAGYTLCQFRTDLKGTIQNALDTFMPEFSRKAFTVNTELREQQCVFDPLRINQCLTVLFDNALHYSTSRTLIVKNGVSDKGNYILIQDGGPGIPREFHDFLFQPFQRDNGARHVNPEGCGLGLSVVKAIMLAHGGDVTYTLSTQNHSIFKLTWPDS
- a CDS encoding response regulator produces the protein MNKNTLILVVEDEDEIADILMSYLERSGMKTLRAMQGEQAIALNRLHKPDLILLDIHLPVCDGWSVLTTLRQESAVPVIMVSALDQDVDKLMGLRLGADDYVIKPFNPAEVVARVEAVLRRTKPALQQAGSLPLRTPFITIYPDDFYVEVTVGAEVVSPVLTTTEFKLLTWLARYPRKVCSREELLNACLPEGDTLDRTVDSHMSKLRKKLELAGLYGVPESIRGMGYRLGEKK
- the sapC gene encoding putrescine export ABC transporter permease SapC, with amino-acid sequence MPYDSVYSEKRTPGVLRTVWRKFYGDTTAMIGLYGCAGLLLLCVFGSWFAPYGIDQQFLGYQLLPPSWSRYGEVSFFLGTDDLGRDVLSRLLSGAAPTVGGAFVVTLAATICGLALGIFAGSTHGLRSAVLNHILDTLLSIPSLLLAIIVVAFAGPHLSHAMFAVWLAILPRIVRSVYSMVHDELEKEYVVAARLDGATTFNILWFAVLPNIASGLVTEITRALSMAILDIAALGFLDLGAQLPSPEWGAMLGDALELIYVAPWTVMLPGAAIMVSVLLINLLGDGIRRAINAGVQ
- a CDS encoding ATP-grasp fold amidoligase family protein — its product is MNTATYVLKYTEYLIRKCRSFLMTDLHFHTVRLKKTTGKTPDIQSPTTLSEKICHRLVYDHNNLYTMLADKLAVRAYVYSRTTRVKTVPLIGVYTRPSQIDFSVLPDKFVLKCNHDSGSTIICTNKAQFNVREACKKLSLSLKKNLYYTTREWQYKNITPSILCEPFVDLFDDADRNITPEMLRIHCFHGVAHYVEADFTDDNGKGFINVYDRHWNLQPFQMEYPNTSVEPGEPLLFRQALLASQELAHGIDYCRVDLMLKKDEIFFSEITLSPRRGKLTITPQEWDARLGKIWHLSPAGAFDLPLKLTSRAR
- a CDS encoding transporter, producing the protein MNMELSKYFSPKKLGIYSLFLLLTWGLLYIWLVLVHRMDEKVASTLLSSPIIYGCIALSVVSLIIQNKAGALTELLVVTFWLMVIFVYLIITFTVLLNAMPDIEDLIFYYECYLIIFFGGAPLYLIMRMI
- a CDS encoding ABC transporter six-transmembrane domain-containing protein, which translates into the protein MMNRNNLRSSEPAGVMHSLKKLAIRHRKKLAVTFFLVVAENVTFLLYPVLAGIAINAILAGETLNAALYGLMVLCMWFIGAARRSVDTRTFARIYAGLAVSVVLAQRKYQLNHSAIAARVTLSREYVDFFEMHLPLLITSLSSLFGAAIMLLFIEFWAGVMCFAIVFILLGFVSGYARKNEWLFMRLNNRLEKEVDYVHKAGTATLHRHYSTLARLRIALSDREAWGYLWVGVLVAALFTLTIVWMTRSTGITAGHIYSVMTYMWMFATSLDDAPQLLEKFSQLRDIGKRVSTDDEIHVTGR
- the sapF gene encoding putrescine export ABC transporter ATP-binding protein SapF, whose protein sequence is MVETLLEVRNLSKTFRYRTGLFHRQTVDAVKPLSFTLREKQTLAIIGENGSGKSTLAKMLAGMVEPTAGEVLIDDHPLTFGDYSFRSQRIRMIFQDPSTSLNPRQRISQILDFPLRLNTDLEPEARRKRVFETLRMVGLLPDHESYYPHMLAPGQKQRLGLARALILRPKVIIADEALASLDMSMRSQLINLMLELQEKQGISYIYVTQHLGMMKHISDQVMVMHQGEVVERGSTADVMASPLHELTKRLIAGHFGEALTADAWRKDR
- the sapD gene encoding putrescine export ABC transporter ATP-binding protein SapD, which produces MPLLDIRNLTIEFKTGEGWVKAVDRISITLAEGEIRGLVGESGSGKSLIAKAICGVAKDNWRVTADRMRFDDIDLLRLSPRERRKLVGHNVSMIFQEPQSCLDPSERVGKQLMQNIPGWTYKGRWWQRVGWRKRRAIELLHRVGIKDHKDAMRSFPYELTDGECQKVMIAIALANQPRLLIADEPTNAMEPTTQAQIFRLLSRLNQNNNTTILLISHDLQMLSKWADKIDVMYCGQTVETAPSEDLIGAPHHPYTQALIRAIPDFGSAMPHKSRLNTLPGAIPLLESLPIGCRLGPRCPYAQRKCIETPRLTGAKNHLYACHFPLNMERE